A single region of the Microlunatus panaciterrae genome encodes:
- a CDS encoding carbohydrate ABC transporter permease: MSTVVTRLRGRQDRNVWFWVFVGPFFLGLLIFVYIPIVWSVYLSFFDARNTVTPTRFVGLGNYSYLLQDRAFLTSMGTFTVFAAFIVPVTFAGSLGLALLVNKAKVAKAFFRSAFFLPTACSYVIAAMIWRLSFFNGARFGLVNTLLRGLGFDNVNWLGGGNYWYWLVLVTLRLWLQVGFYMILFMAGLQRIPTDTYEAAAIDGARGWNVFRYITFPQLRSTSVAVLLLLLIAAFQAFDEFYNTLISVGGYPPFARPPLVYLYLISLGGGTQDLGLGSAGTIILTVLIAVIGLAQLKIVSLRSKEETS; this comes from the coding sequence ATGAGCACTGTCGTCACCCGGCTGCGCGGGCGGCAGGACCGCAACGTGTGGTTCTGGGTGTTCGTCGGTCCGTTCTTCCTCGGGCTGTTGATCTTCGTCTACATCCCGATCGTCTGGAGCGTCTACCTGTCGTTCTTCGACGCACGCAACACGGTCACCCCGACCAGGTTCGTCGGCCTGGGCAACTACAGCTACCTGCTGCAGGACCGAGCTTTCCTGACCAGCATGGGCACGTTCACCGTGTTCGCGGCGTTCATCGTCCCGGTGACGTTCGCGGGATCGCTCGGCCTGGCCCTGCTGGTCAACAAGGCGAAAGTGGCCAAGGCGTTCTTCCGCTCCGCGTTCTTCCTGCCCACCGCGTGTTCGTACGTGATCGCGGCGATGATCTGGCGGCTGTCGTTCTTCAACGGGGCCCGCTTCGGACTCGTCAACACCCTGCTCCGGGGACTGGGGTTCGACAACGTCAACTGGCTGGGCGGGGGCAACTACTGGTACTGGCTGGTGCTCGTGACGCTGCGGCTCTGGCTCCAGGTCGGCTTCTACATGATCTTGTTCATGGCCGGGCTGCAGCGGATCCCCACCGATACCTACGAGGCGGCAGCGATCGACGGCGCTCGGGGCTGGAACGTCTTCCGCTACATCACCTTCCCGCAACTGCGCTCCACCTCGGTGGCTGTGCTGCTGCTGCTGCTGATCGCCGCCTTCCAGGCCTTCGACGAGTTCTACAACACGTTGATCTCCGTCGGCGGCTATCCCCCGTTCGCTCGACCGCCGCTGGTGTACCTGTATCTGATCTCCCTCGGCGGCGGCACCCAGGACCTCGGGTTGGGCAGCGCAGGCACCATCATCTTGACCGTGCTGATCGCGGTCATCGGCCTGGCGCAGCTCAAGATCGTCTCGCTGCGGAGTAAGGAGGAGACCTCATGA
- a CDS encoding NADP-dependent oxidoreductase, which translates to MQALQFSTYGGPEVLEVAEVPEPQAGPGQIRIAVRTTSVNPIDWKIRSGAVGTEGALPRQLGFDAAGVVDQVGEGVEKITVGDEVFGLGSDTAAEYAVLNSWAAKPPSMPWAEAAAAGVAGETAHRVLGLLGTTSGQTVLIDGAAGGVGLFGVQLAVARGATVIGTASERNHEFLASLGATPVSYGSGLGDRVRALYPDGVDGVFDAVGKTPVADLIGLVDRPEQVVSIANFAAAGSGIRVTSGGSDGDPTAALAEVAALYAAGRLQIPVQTFPLADAEQAHRLSEGGHVRGKLVLVVG; encoded by the coding sequence ATGCAGGCACTCCAGTTCTCGACCTATGGCGGCCCGGAGGTGCTCGAGGTGGCCGAGGTGCCGGAGCCGCAGGCCGGACCGGGACAGATCCGGATCGCCGTCCGGACGACCAGTGTCAACCCGATCGACTGGAAGATCCGCTCCGGCGCTGTCGGTACCGAAGGGGCGCTGCCGCGCCAGCTCGGGTTCGACGCCGCCGGAGTGGTGGACCAGGTGGGCGAGGGCGTCGAGAAGATCACGGTGGGCGACGAGGTGTTCGGGCTCGGCTCTGACACCGCCGCCGAGTACGCCGTGCTGAACAGCTGGGCCGCGAAACCCCCGTCGATGCCCTGGGCAGAAGCTGCGGCGGCTGGGGTGGCGGGAGAGACCGCTCATCGGGTGCTGGGGCTGCTGGGCACCACGAGCGGCCAGACGGTGCTGATCGACGGAGCCGCCGGCGGCGTCGGCCTGTTCGGTGTCCAGCTGGCCGTGGCCCGGGGTGCCACCGTGATCGGTACGGCCAGTGAACGCAACCACGAGTTCCTGGCGAGCCTCGGCGCGACCCCGGTCAGCTATGGCTCCGGGCTCGGCGACCGGGTCCGGGCGCTGTACCCGGACGGGGTGGACGGGGTTTTCGACGCGGTCGGCAAGACGCCGGTCGCCGACCTGATCGGCCTGGTCGACCGTCCGGAGCAGGTCGTCTCGATCGCCAACTTCGCCGCAGCCGGGTCCGGGATCCGGGTCACGTCGGGCGGCAGCGACGGCGACCCGACGGCGGCACTGGCCGAGGTGGCCGCCCTCTACGCGGCCGGCCGGCTGCAGATCCCGGTGCAGACCTTCCCGTTGGCCGACGCCGAGCAGGCGCACCGGCTCAGCGAAGGCGGACACGTCCGGGGCAAGCTGGTGCTGGTCGTCGGCTGA
- the hemW gene encoding radical SAM family heme chaperone HemW, whose amino-acid sequence MPSTLPEADPAPADGSLPVGSLAAVPDVPLSIYVHVPFCTTRCGYCDFNTYTASELGSARGASRDSYVDAAITELDLARRVLGEGAPAVSTVFIGGGTPTLLPPDHLGRLLGAIEERFGLAADVEVTTESNPESIDAAGLQRLVEQGYNRISFGMQSAVPHVLRVLDRTHSPGRPQQAVGEAKAAGFASTSLDLIYGTPGESMEDWRVSLEAALAAEPDHLSGYALIVEDGTRLAAQIRRGVLPMTDEDDLADKYLLAEELLTRAGYAAYEVSNWANAPSARCRHNLAYWRGHHWWGVGPGAHSHVGGTRWWNVKHPAAYAQRLADQVSPAYSREVLSAADRRVERVLLELRLADGLDLAVLSSTERLRVPAIVARGLAEVTSDRLVLTLPGRLLADGIIRELLD is encoded by the coding sequence ATGCCGTCGACCCTGCCCGAAGCCGATCCCGCTCCTGCGGACGGCTCGCTGCCCGTCGGCTCGCTCGCCGCGGTTCCCGACGTGCCGCTGAGCATCTACGTGCACGTGCCGTTCTGCACCACCCGCTGCGGCTACTGCGACTTCAACACCTACACGGCCAGCGAGCTGGGCAGCGCTCGAGGTGCCAGTCGTGACAGCTACGTCGACGCCGCCATCACCGAGCTCGACCTCGCCCGTCGAGTGCTGGGGGAGGGCGCGCCGGCGGTGTCCACGGTCTTCATCGGCGGCGGAACGCCGACCCTGCTGCCGCCCGACCATCTCGGTCGGCTGCTCGGCGCCATCGAGGAGCGGTTCGGCCTGGCCGCCGACGTCGAGGTCACCACCGAGTCGAACCCCGAGTCCATCGATGCGGCCGGCCTGCAGCGGCTGGTCGAGCAGGGCTACAACCGGATCTCGTTCGGGATGCAGTCGGCGGTGCCGCACGTACTGCGGGTGCTGGACCGCACCCACTCACCCGGCCGGCCGCAGCAGGCGGTCGGCGAGGCCAAGGCTGCGGGCTTCGCCAGCACGAGTCTCGACCTGATCTACGGCACGCCGGGGGAGTCGATGGAGGACTGGCGGGTCAGCCTCGAGGCTGCTCTGGCGGCCGAACCGGACCATCTCAGTGGCTACGCACTGATCGTTGAGGACGGCACCCGGCTGGCCGCGCAGATCCGCCGCGGGGTGCTGCCGATGACCGACGAAGACGACCTGGCCGACAAGTATCTGCTGGCGGAGGAGCTGCTGACCCGGGCCGGTTACGCGGCCTACGAGGTGAGCAACTGGGCCAATGCTCCCTCCGCCCGGTGCCGTCACAACCTGGCGTACTGGCGGGGCCATCACTGGTGGGGCGTGGGTCCCGGGGCGCACAGCCACGTCGGGGGCACCCGGTGGTGGAACGTGAAGCATCCGGCGGCGTACGCCCAGCGGCTGGCCGACCAGGTGTCGCCGGCCTACTCGCGTGAGGTGCTGAGCGCCGCCGACCGCCGGGTGGAACGGGTCCTGCTCGAGCTCCGGCTCGCCGACGGGCTCGACCTGGCCGTGCTGTCGTCGACCGAGCGGCTCCGGGTGCCGGCGATCGTGGCCCGCGGACTGGCCGAGGTGACCTCCGACCGGCTGGTCCTCACGCTGCCGGGCCGGCTGCTGGCCGACGGCATCATCCGCGAGCTGCTCGACTGA
- a CDS encoding response regulator, whose translation MTIRVAIADDQPLVRMGLRVLIESEDDLAVAGEAVNGQQALELVIAERPDVILMDVRMPVLDGIEALRRIAADPRLSGVRVVMLTTFELDEYVFDALRAGAAGFLIKDSDPVEMLRAIRLAAAGESLLSPSVTRRVLDSFTATAGVVRRTHPELKELTDREREVLALIGEGLSNDEIADRLVVSPATARTHVSRAMVKLRARDRAQLVVIAYQSGLVQ comes from the coding sequence ATGACGATCAGGGTGGCGATCGCCGACGACCAGCCGCTGGTGCGGATGGGGCTGCGGGTATTGATCGAGTCGGAGGACGACCTGGCGGTCGCCGGAGAGGCGGTCAACGGTCAACAGGCCCTCGAACTGGTCATCGCCGAGCGACCGGACGTGATCTTGATGGACGTCCGGATGCCTGTCCTGGATGGGATCGAGGCGCTGCGGCGGATCGCCGCAGATCCGAGACTCAGCGGCGTCCGGGTGGTGATGTTGACCACGTTCGAGCTGGATGAATACGTCTTCGACGCGCTGCGGGCCGGTGCGGCCGGTTTCTTGATCAAGGACAGCGACCCCGTGGAGATGCTCCGGGCGATCCGGTTGGCCGCCGCCGGAGAGTCGCTGTTGTCGCCGTCGGTGACGCGACGCGTGCTGGACTCGTTCACCGCCACGGCAGGCGTGGTCCGCCGCACCCATCCGGAGCTGAAGGAGCTCACCGACCGCGAGCGCGAGGTGTTGGCCCTGATCGGTGAAGGACTCAGCAACGACGAGATCGCCGACCGGCTGGTGGTGAGCCCGGCGACGGCCAGGACCCACGTCAGCCGGGCGATGGTCAAGCTCCGGGCGAGGGACCGGGCACAGCTGGTCGTGATCGCTTACCAGTCCGGACTCGTCCAGTAA
- a CDS encoding substrate-binding domain-containing protein: MARVTLKTLAEAVGVSPATVSNAYNRPGQLSVELRERILATADELGYAGPDPAGRALRSGRAGSIGVLFTEHLSYAFSDPYAVGFLTGLSQVVERQGTSIVLLPVTMNGSDPDVTAVSRATIDAVTTFSVSSTHPAALLVTARGIPLVSTDLSDDPDAAWVAIDDRRAGALLGSHLGELGHRRICVIVDTNLPAGSEARLVPSDDQVSCVVCRTRLRGLRDSLPEADILLVSGGHNAFSSGKSAAAFGLDHQPGCTALVGISDVVALGALETLHDRGLVPGRDVSVCGVDDIPAAESAGLTTIRQPIVEKGRRVGELLLDPTIAERQVLLPIELVVRSSTGPALSRPSTPGRHGREQRRRRQPVSQQDGDVDAL, encoded by the coding sequence GTGGCCCGCGTCACCCTCAAGACCCTGGCCGAGGCGGTCGGCGTCTCGCCGGCCACCGTGTCCAACGCCTACAACCGGCCAGGGCAGCTGTCGGTTGAACTGCGCGAGCGGATCCTGGCCACCGCCGACGAGCTCGGCTACGCCGGGCCTGACCCGGCCGGCCGGGCCCTGCGCAGCGGACGAGCCGGTTCGATCGGCGTGCTCTTCACAGAGCACCTGTCCTACGCGTTCTCCGATCCGTACGCGGTCGGTTTCCTGACCGGCCTGAGCCAGGTGGTCGAGCGGCAGGGCACCAGCATCGTGCTGCTCCCGGTCACCATGAACGGCAGCGACCCTGACGTCACCGCCGTCAGCCGGGCCACCATCGACGCGGTCACGACCTTCTCGGTGTCCAGCACCCACCCCGCCGCACTGCTGGTCACCGCCCGCGGCATCCCGTTGGTGTCGACCGACCTCAGCGACGACCCGGACGCCGCCTGGGTGGCCATCGACGACCGCCGGGCCGGGGCCCTGCTCGGAAGCCACCTCGGCGAGCTGGGCCACCGCCGGATCTGCGTCATCGTCGACACCAACCTGCCGGCCGGCAGTGAGGCCCGGCTGGTGCCGTCCGACGACCAGGTCAGCTGTGTCGTCTGCCGTACCCGGTTGCGTGGTCTGCGCGACAGCCTGCCGGAGGCAGACATCCTGCTGGTCTCGGGCGGGCACAACGCGTTCAGCTCCGGGAAGTCGGCTGCGGCGTTCGGGCTGGACCACCAGCCGGGCTGCACAGCTCTCGTCGGGATCAGTGACGTGGTGGCGCTGGGAGCACTGGAGACGCTGCACGACCGGGGCCTGGTGCCCGGCCGGGACGTCTCGGTCTGCGGCGTGGATGACATTCCCGCCGCAGAGTCGGCAGGCCTGACCACCATCCGGCAGCCCATCGTCGAGAAGGGCCGCAGGGTCGGCGAGCTGCTGCTCGACCCCACCATCGCCGAGCGTCAGGTCCTGCTGCCGATCGAGCTCGTAGTCCGCAGCAGCACCGGTCCGGCCTTGAGCCGGCCGTCGACCCCCGGCCGGCACGGCCGGGAGCAGCGACGTCGCCGCCAGCCCGTGTCGCAGCAGGACGGGGACGTCGATGCTCTCTAG
- a CDS encoding ABC transporter substrate-binding protein, translated as MSFSRRRFLALTGGLATAAMGVTGCGSNTGRPNSGSSSAGGGGSKPALSQWYHEYGEDGVQEAVERYAKAYDKADITVKWNPGEYEKLVSAALLTDKVPDIFEYGNGPTLDMIKAGQVLDVTDTLGDAKDQFSAPVLAPMIWEDKVWAIPQTVDMQMLYYRKSMLDKAGVQPPQTFDELIDAAKAVKTKDVGGFFAGNDGGLGVLGALLIWSAGFEYLNEGKDGIGFADPAMYDGLAKFREFRKSGGVLESASADWFDAAPFVQGETAMQWTGLWVLPQVQKALGDDFGVIPFPKIGTSGRQAVPIGAFSSVVSAKGTDPDAAKAFIKWLWVDKEDYQVDFSNSYGTHIPAKTALAPKADKLASGAGADAAKFVAEMGHGPDLLWTPATAQAYTTALSNIVLKNADPKGEIAKVDAKAKAEIKRVNG; from the coding sequence ATGTCCTTTTCCAGACGACGATTCCTCGCCCTCACCGGTGGCCTCGCCACCGCAGCAATGGGGGTCACCGGCTGCGGCTCGAACACCGGCCGACCGAACTCCGGGTCCTCCAGCGCCGGGGGTGGCGGCAGCAAGCCAGCCCTCTCGCAGTGGTACCACGAGTACGGTGAGGACGGTGTGCAGGAGGCGGTCGAGCGGTACGCCAAGGCGTACGACAAGGCCGATATCACGGTGAAGTGGAACCCCGGTGAGTACGAGAAGCTGGTCTCCGCCGCACTGCTCACCGACAAGGTGCCGGACATCTTCGAATACGGCAACGGACCGACCCTGGACATGATCAAGGCCGGCCAGGTGCTGGATGTCACCGACACCCTCGGGGACGCGAAGGACCAGTTCTCGGCACCGGTGCTGGCGCCGATGATCTGGGAGGACAAGGTCTGGGCCATCCCGCAGACGGTCGACATGCAGATGCTCTACTACCGCAAGTCCATGCTCGACAAGGCCGGTGTGCAGCCACCGCAGACCTTCGACGAGCTCATCGATGCCGCCAAGGCCGTCAAGACCAAGGACGTCGGCGGGTTCTTCGCCGGCAACGACGGCGGGCTCGGCGTGCTGGGTGCCCTGCTGATCTGGTCGGCGGGCTTCGAATACCTCAACGAGGGCAAGGACGGCATCGGCTTCGCCGACCCCGCCATGTACGACGGGCTGGCCAAGTTCCGCGAGTTCCGCAAGTCCGGCGGGGTGCTGGAGAGCGCCTCGGCCGACTGGTTCGACGCCGCACCGTTCGTCCAGGGTGAGACCGCGATGCAGTGGACCGGGCTGTGGGTACTGCCGCAGGTGCAGAAGGCCCTGGGCGACGACTTCGGGGTGATCCCGTTCCCGAAGATCGGCACCTCGGGCCGTCAGGCCGTGCCGATCGGGGCCTTCAGCTCGGTCGTCTCGGCCAAGGGCACCGACCCGGACGCCGCCAAGGCCTTCATCAAGTGGCTGTGGGTGGACAAGGAGGACTACCAGGTCGACTTCTCCAACTCCTACGGCACCCACATCCCGGCGAAGACGGCGTTGGCTCCGAAGGCGGATAAGCTCGCCTCGGGAGCGGGTGCCGACGCGGCCAAGTTCGTGGCGGAGATGGGACACGGGCCGGACCTGCTGTGGACCCCGGCGACAGCCCAGGCCTACACCACCGCGCTGAGCAACATCGTGCTGAAGAACGCCGACCCGAAGGGCGAGATCGCCAAGGTCGACGCCAAGGCGAAGGCGGAGATCAAGCGAGTCAACGGCTGA
- a CDS encoding histidine kinase: MRSRSGPMVLWDLGLALLIGVASLMAATYRPIELPDGHGRGMHGPPWRPGFDLDTPLPWATGPFLLLVVGGVALRRFQPRLGFVLATLGTGGCLALGHPIGPVLLAPAVCLLALARLLPVRSWAPLPVLILPMVLAGFWRDPYLGLLDPALFRALFGVMMLSFLAVLVGVLRRNRNDTQRLEREQELRRYAYEERLRIAREVHDVVGHSLSVINMQAGVALHVLEKRPDQVGPSLEAIRQTSKDALEELRGTLTVFRGAGPDDVRAPQPGLDRLDELVAGLRSAGRHVTVTVAGQPDGRLPPLPTAVDHAAYRIVQEALTNVARHAEGADASVRIGVDGRALIIEVADCSEARRPGPVVAGNGISGMQERARAVGGTLQVGPDAAGRFVVRAELPTVGEGG; this comes from the coding sequence GTGAGATCGAGATCCGGCCCGATGGTGCTCTGGGACCTCGGTTTGGCGCTGCTCATCGGCGTGGCATCCCTGATGGCGGCCACCTACCGACCGATCGAGCTGCCCGACGGGCATGGTCGAGGGATGCACGGACCGCCGTGGCGGCCCGGCTTCGACCTGGACACGCCGCTTCCATGGGCGACGGGACCCTTCCTGCTTCTCGTCGTGGGAGGGGTCGCGCTGCGCCGGTTCCAGCCGCGCCTCGGCTTCGTGCTGGCCACCCTCGGCACCGGCGGCTGCCTCGCCCTCGGGCATCCGATCGGGCCGGTGCTGCTGGCGCCGGCCGTCTGCCTGCTGGCGCTGGCACGGCTGCTTCCGGTGCGGAGCTGGGCGCCGCTACCGGTGTTGATCCTGCCGATGGTGCTGGCCGGCTTCTGGCGCGACCCCTATCTGGGGCTGCTTGACCCCGCCCTGTTCCGGGCCCTGTTCGGCGTGATGATGCTGAGCTTCCTGGCGGTGCTGGTCGGCGTCCTGCGCCGCAACCGCAACGACACGCAGCGTCTCGAACGCGAACAGGAGCTGCGGCGCTACGCCTACGAGGAGCGTCTCCGGATCGCCCGGGAGGTGCATGACGTGGTCGGCCACAGCCTGTCGGTGATCAACATGCAGGCGGGGGTCGCACTGCATGTCCTGGAGAAGCGCCCCGACCAGGTGGGTCCATCGCTGGAGGCGATCCGGCAGACCAGCAAGGACGCGCTCGAGGAGCTGCGCGGCACGCTGACCGTCTTCCGTGGCGCCGGTCCGGACGATGTGCGGGCACCTCAGCCGGGCCTGGACCGGTTGGATGAGCTGGTGGCCGGCCTGCGCTCCGCCGGGCGTCACGTCACGGTCACCGTTGCCGGGCAGCCCGATGGCCGGCTGCCACCGCTGCCGACGGCAGTTGATCATGCTGCCTACCGGATCGTCCAGGAGGCGTTGACCAACGTGGCCCGGCACGCCGAGGGTGCCGACGCCTCGGTCCGGATCGGGGTCGATGGCCGGGCGTTGATCATCGAGGTGGCTGACTGCTCCGAGGCCCGCAGACCAGGTCCGGTCGTTGCTGGCAACGGCATCTCCGGCATGCAGGAGCGTGCCCGCGCCGTGGGTGGCACGCTTCAGGTCGGCCCCGACGCTGCCGGAAGGTTCGTCGTCCGGGCCGAGCTGCCGACGGTCGGGGAGGGCGGATGA
- a CDS encoding S-methyl-5'-thioadenosine phosphorylase: MTLQADIGIIGGSGFYSFLTDPEELTVETPFGPPSAAITVGEVAGRRVAFLPRHGARHQFQPHRVNYRANLWGLRSLGVRQVLGPCAVGSLKPDLGPGTFVVPDQLVDRTSGRPQTIYDAEGPVVHITFADPYCPRGRDAVLSAAGSDEHLVDGGTLVVVNGPRFSTRAESTWHAAQGWSIVGMTGAPEASIARELALCYTAIGMVTDHDAGIEGGEAVTHADVLRTFASNVGRLKELLYSVVARLPEPQSDAEADCSCRRSLDEITLPFALP; the protein is encoded by the coding sequence ATGACCCTGCAGGCGGACATCGGCATCATCGGCGGCTCCGGCTTCTACAGCTTCCTCACCGACCCGGAGGAGCTCACGGTCGAGACACCGTTCGGTCCGCCTAGCGCCGCCATCACCGTCGGTGAGGTGGCCGGTCGGCGGGTCGCCTTCCTGCCCAGGCACGGTGCCCGGCACCAGTTCCAGCCGCATCGGGTCAACTACCGGGCCAACCTGTGGGGGTTGCGCTCGCTGGGTGTCCGGCAGGTGCTCGGCCCCTGCGCAGTCGGATCGCTCAAACCCGACCTCGGGCCGGGCACCTTCGTCGTCCCCGACCAGCTGGTCGACCGCACCTCGGGGCGTCCGCAGACCATCTACGACGCCGAGGGTCCGGTGGTGCACATCACCTTCGCCGACCCGTACTGTCCCCGTGGCCGAGACGCGGTGCTGTCCGCGGCCGGGTCGGACGAGCACCTCGTCGACGGGGGCACCCTGGTGGTGGTCAACGGGCCGCGCTTCTCCACTCGGGCCGAGTCGACCTGGCACGCGGCGCAGGGGTGGTCGATTGTGGGCATGACCGGTGCTCCGGAGGCGTCCATCGCCAGGGAGCTGGCCCTGTGCTACACCGCGATCGGCATGGTCACCGACCACGATGCCGGCATCGAGGGCGGCGAGGCGGTCACCCATGCCGACGTGCTCCGGACCTTCGCCTCCAACGTTGGCCGGCTGAAGGAGCTGCTGTACTCGGTGGTGGCGCGGCTGCCGGAGCCGCAGTCCGACGCCGAGGCCGACTGCAGCTGCCGACGGTCGCTGGACGAGATCACCCTGCCGTTCGCGCTGCCCTGA
- a CDS encoding DUF3097 domain-containing protein, with translation MASPVDRYARDVLSPGWQKVGKKESRQHELSMGLVVEDASTGFCGAVTRWENGLVVLEDRHGKKRSFPLGAGFLLDGQPVALTMPRGAKAPAAATRTASGSVATPQQRARVALPSRIYVEGRHDAELVEKVWGDDLRHEGVVVEYLGGIDDLPAIVADFAPQRGRRLGVLVDHLVPGSKESRIAEQVRSGHSGRFVHVTGHPFIDIWQAVKPARVGLEAWPQIPRDVEWKHGICAHLGWPHADQADIAKAWQLILSRVDSWTDLETALLTRVEELIDFVTQDHVFRD, from the coding sequence ATGGCTTCCCCGGTTGACCGTTATGCGCGCGACGTCCTCTCCCCCGGCTGGCAGAAGGTCGGCAAGAAGGAGAGCCGGCAGCACGAGCTGTCGATGGGTCTGGTGGTGGAGGACGCCAGCACCGGCTTCTGCGGCGCGGTGACCCGCTGGGAGAACGGCCTGGTCGTGCTGGAGGACCGCCACGGCAAGAAGCGCAGCTTTCCACTCGGCGCCGGCTTCCTGCTCGACGGCCAGCCGGTCGCCCTGACAATGCCCCGCGGCGCCAAGGCACCAGCCGCGGCGACCCGGACCGCGTCGGGCTCGGTGGCCACCCCGCAACAGCGGGCCCGGGTGGCGCTGCCCAGCCGGATCTACGTCGAGGGACGCCATGACGCCGAGCTGGTCGAGAAGGTCTGGGGCGACGACCTGCGACATGAAGGGGTCGTGGTCGAGTACCTCGGCGGCATCGACGACCTGCCCGCCATCGTCGCCGACTTCGCCCCGCAGCGAGGCCGCCGGCTGGGCGTCCTGGTGGACCACCTGGTGCCCGGCAGCAAGGAGTCCCGGATCGCCGAACAGGTGCGCAGCGGGCATTCCGGACGCTTCGTCCACGTCACCGGTCACCCGTTCATCGACATCTGGCAGGCGGTCAAGCCGGCCCGGGTCGGGCTGGAGGCCTGGCCGCAGATCCCCCGCGACGTCGAGTGGAAGCACGGGATCTGTGCGCACCTGGGATGGCCGCACGCCGACCAGGCCGACATCGCCAAGGCCTGGCAGCTGATCCTGAGCAGGGTCGACTCCTGGACGGACCTGGAGACCGCGCTGCTGACCCGGGTGGAGGAGCTGATCGACTTCGTGACCCAGGACCACGTGTTCCGGGACTGA
- a CDS encoding type IV toxin-antitoxin system AbiEi family antitoxin domain-containing protein yields MTEPILSSDLLAQGYSRDEVRRMHRRGELVRLRRGAYLKPESEPPAARDRHLQLVRATLPQVSEAAVVSHVSAAVLHGLPVWTDSLDRVHLTRDRSSGGRRASGVHVHTAPLPTDEVVQLDGIRVTSLARTVVDLGRSQPYERAVAAGDRALAGGLDPADLDEAMGRARHRPGMASARRAVAFLDPRSESPGESLSRVTLAQLGLMPTELQLRIVGGDGRLVARTDFGWREHRTVGEFDGRIKYGRLLSPGQSLEDVLFKEKLREDALRDLGWEVVRWVWADLYRPEVIAERLRRAFTRASR; encoded by the coding sequence ATGACCGAGCCCATACTGAGTAGCGACCTGCTGGCGCAGGGCTACAGCCGCGACGAAGTCCGGCGGATGCACCGTCGCGGCGAGCTCGTCCGGCTGCGTCGGGGCGCCTACCTGAAGCCCGAGAGCGAACCTCCAGCCGCCCGCGATCGGCACCTCCAACTGGTCCGGGCCACCCTGCCTCAGGTCTCGGAGGCTGCCGTCGTCAGTCACGTGTCGGCGGCGGTGCTGCACGGCCTGCCGGTCTGGACCGACAGCCTCGACCGCGTCCACCTGACCCGGGATCGGTCCAGCGGCGGGCGTCGAGCCAGCGGCGTGCACGTCCACACGGCTCCGTTGCCGACCGACGAGGTGGTGCAGCTGGATGGGATCAGAGTGACGTCGCTGGCCCGCACGGTGGTGGACCTCGGCCGCAGCCAACCGTACGAGCGGGCGGTGGCGGCTGGCGACCGGGCTCTCGCCGGCGGCTTGGACCCGGCCGACCTGGACGAGGCGATGGGTCGGGCCCGCCACCGTCCGGGGATGGCGAGCGCCCGTCGCGCGGTGGCCTTTCTGGACCCTCGGAGCGAGAGCCCAGGCGAGTCGCTGAGCCGGGTCACGCTGGCGCAGCTCGGTCTGATGCCGACCGAGCTGCAGCTTCGCATCGTCGGAGGCGACGGTCGGCTGGTGGCCCGGACCGACTTCGGCTGGCGGGAGCACCGGACCGTCGGAGAGTTCGACGGCAGGATCAAGTATGGGCGGCTGCTTTCGCCCGGGCAGTCGCTCGAGGATGTGCTCTTCAAGGAGAAGCTCCGCGAGGATGCCCTGCGTGATCTGGGCTGGGAGGTGGTGCGCTGGGTCTGGGCCGATCTGTACCGCCCGGAGGTGATCGCCGAGCGGCTGCGGCGCGCCTTCACCCGAGCATCCCGCTGA